The genomic DNA CGATGCTTTGGAGTATGTCAGGCAGTTGTTTGAGGAAGGCTGCATCCAGTCAGGCTTCTTCCATCGCTTCACCTGCACCGTTCACTCACCCGTGGGGAAAAAACCGGAAGAGTACAGCATTGAACTGGCCCCATTGCCTGCAGTTTCCTTCGCAAAGAATGACATTGATTTTATCGACCCGACTGGCGTCAATCACGATTCCCTCGGCGTGGGACTTAACAAAGCGTTGTACAATTTCATGCACGGAGTCGGTCTGGACGACGATATTCGCAGTTGGTTCGAGGACAGAGTTCCGCGATCAATAGTGAAGCGAGACTTTATTGCTCAAGCTCTCTGTAAAAAATGAACACAATGACTTTGAAAAATCACGGATAAGAGCATGCTGCTTCATGAAGTGACATGCGAAGTCATGACTCCAGCCAAAACGATAGTCATTCAGCTCTCGTCTGCAACATCTTCCTGCGAGAACAGTCTGTTTGCTTCATTCAACAGGAACGTGGTATCCATGAACGGTTCGTAGCCGATGTCCTGCCAACGAACCATGCCGTTGCCATCAATGAGAAACGTCCCGTGGAGCGGCTGATTCTCGAAATCGTCATAGACACGAAACGCCTTGAACACATTGAGTGATTCATCTGAAACGAGCGGAATCGGGAGTTGCTCTTCGTTGTAATTGTCGATCGATTGCTTGAGCTTGGGATGGCTATCAGTGCTGATGGCGATCATCGAAAGTCCTGCGTCTTCGAACTCTTTGACTTTCGGTGCGAAGGCCTGCAATTGTTCGGCACAATGCAGGCAACCAAACCCCAGATAGAAGATCACGATGTGCGGCTGCCCTGAAAACTCGGCAGACGAGCGTGGGTTTCTCTCTGAGTCCGACAGCACCCAACTGGGAGCAGCGGAGGGACGCCAGCGGAATGGTCCGAGAGAGTTGAGATCCGGCCGTTCCCCTACATCGCCTGCAGGTAGCGACTTCACACGCCAATCGCTGTCGTAGCCGAATTCCGTGGCGATTGGTCCCAGACGCGCGAAGACGGGAACATCCAGATCGATCTGGGGTGAGAGTTTTCGAAGTTCTTCGAACGCTGTTCGAGAATCCTTCTTCCTGTTGGATAGCCATAAGGTCTCAACAAGGATGGCCAGCGGATACACTTCGTTTTTGTGGGAACTTATATTTTTACGCATTGCCTTGAGTGCATCTTCCTGATCGCCAGCCAGCCATTGAACTTTCGCCAGATACACAGCATCAACATCATCAGCACCCTTCAGGAGTTCATATCCAGACCGATAGTCGCCGTTGCCGACGGCTTCATGCCCTTTGAGAACTTTGATTGTCGCGTCCAGTTTTTTAATCTTCGCCTTGATTTCGTCTTGAGCTTTGACAGCCAATTTCTCGGCTTTGTCCTGATCCGCTTCTTGAGTCTTTGCCTTATCTTCGTCTGCAGCTTCAGTTTGGACTGTTTGCTTTTCTGCTTCAGTCGTTACTTGAGATACCAGCGCCTGCTTCCGGCGATCTAATTCCGCAATCTGAGCCTGACCATTCTGTATGTCACCAGTCTGAAAGTACGCCAGCCCCAGATACCTTAATCGCTTGATCTGTTCGTCCTCTTTATCGGTCGGCTCAAGGTAGGTAGAGTTTGCCAGAGTAATCATGTCATCCCACAACTCGTAGGTACGCAGGACTTGAAAGAGCCTCTGCCGTCCGAAATTTGTGCTGCCTTTTTTGGCAAGTGTGTTATACCGAGGATGACGAGGTAGCTCGATCATATTCCTGGCCAGATCGATGGCATCGTGAACGCGTCCAATATGAATCAGATTGCGGATGAGCCACTCGTTGTTGTGAGCGAAATTGTGAATCTCATCCGGCATCACTCGATCGCGCATCATGTGAGCATGATCGACTCGCGCCGAAGCTTCCTGTTGCCAGACCGCATCTTCGTATCGATGCAGTTTGGAGTAGATGTGGCCTGGCATGTGCCACATGTGAGCGATGCTGGGCGATGTCTGTCCACACAGTGCCGCTGAACTCAAAGCCCTCTCAGGATGTCGCTTGTCCCACAGGTGAATTCGAAAGTGATGAGCGGAATGCATCGGCTCGACTTCGAAAATTTCCTGTAGCAGAGCCTCTGCTGCCAGATAACTCGTACTCGAAGATTTTGACTCCCACAAATGCAAAGCCAGCAAGGCCTTTGCCTCCAAATCCTCGGGATGCTTCAGTAGAATATCCTCAAGTGCCTTCGTGAAGGCATCGTTTCTTTTTTCTTTCTCTTTGCTGTCCGCTTTGACGTAGGCATCCAACGCGTTGATGTACATAATTTCGCGTTCATTGGCTTTGCCCTTTCGCTTAATCGCCTCTTCCATGAACCCTTTCGCACGCTCGGCGTTTTTTCGATTCGCCATCGCCGCCCCCCAGTACGTCATCGCGCAATCCGGATCGAGTGATGCAGCATGTCGGAAAGATCGTTCCGCTTCGAAATACCAGAACCCGAACAACTGGCCAAGCCCCTGGTCGAAGAAACTTTGAACCACAGGATTTTCTGTGCTAACTGGGAAGCGGACACGACCGGTTCCTCCCATGAGATAGGCCTGCTGACGAGGCCCCTCGTTAAACACGTCGCCATGAAAAGAATGCCCCTCCAAGATCTTGTCGACCTCATCGGATTGTCCCTCCTGAAGTTCCGTCTGGCTTGATTTCGCTGCGGTCGTTTCCTCGCCGGCGAGATTCGAAACGAAAATACCGAAAGCGAGCAAACATACGAGGGATCGGAGAAAGCGTATCGCATTGGACAACATAGGTGGTTCCCATCGGTGAGAATCGGCTCGCACGTACTCCGAAGTGAGGCAACAGGAATTTAGAGACGTGAGCCAATAGGTAGATTTCTCATGCTATCTGAATAAACCCAACCGTTCAACTGCCCGGCTATCCAGCCAGGCGTCTGGGCTAACGCGTTCTCAACAATTCCAACCGGATATTTCCATATCAAACGCTGCGGGATTGGCCTGACGATGCACTTCTTCGATCAGAGAGTTCGACAATCATTGGTGCAATTGAGTCATTACTTTCCGGCAATGCTGACTTTTCTTCGTTAAATAATTACAGTATGGAAACTGAGGGAATTCTTGTCCGCCTGTCTTACATCTCAGGGGATGAATCGTAAATGCGAGATCGAAGCGCTTTGTCCTGCAAATGGTTTTACTGATGTCGCAATCTAAACTCTCATTCTATCCCCGAATTCGCAGGCTATTCCGATGGCGTACGGAATGGATCGTGATTCTTGCCGGATTGATTGTCCGTGTGTGCTATCTGTCCATGCTGACAAGAACTCCGCTTTGGGAATACTATCATGCGGATCATGCATTTTATAAAGTCTGGGGGTTGTCAATTGCACAGGAACAACTTTCACAGGGCCATTTGTTTGAACAGGGACCGCTTTATGCCTACTGGCTGGGGGGCCTGTATTATGCAGTTGGCGATTCTGACGCAATGATTGTAAGCCTACAGATGCTTGCAGGAATTCATTTGGGGTGCGTAATCTTCTGGATCGGACGTCGCCTCTGGAATGAACAAGCCGCAGTTTTAGCGGGTTTACTGGCAGTCACTTACGGCCCGCTTCTTTATTTTGAGGGGCTGGTCATGAAGTCCTGGTTATCTCCCTGGCTCACGGCTTGCGTCTGTCTCCTGATGCTCAAAGTACTGGACGAGACGAATAACAACTCTTCCCGTTATGGGAATTGGGAGCGGGTCTTCTATTGCTCACTGGCAGGAGGATTGACAGGATTGCTCTGCCTGGTGCGAGAAAATCATCTTCTGATGCTGGTTCCTGTTGCACTGACGATCTGGTTGGGAATGAAGCCCCTCTCACGTTTCCAACGAGCAGGGTTAATGAGTATTGCTCTGGTAACCTGTTTGTGCGTTACCTTGCCAGCGACATTGCACAATACGATCGTTGGGAGACAACTGGTGTGGATCACTTCTGGTGGTGGAGAAGTCCTGTTCATGGGCTGGGGGCCGGAAGCAACGGGATACTATCAAAATCCTTCCTTTGTCCGGCCAGATCCATTTCTGGAGCATGAAGATTTTCGGCTCGAAGCTTCGCGAAGATTGGGGAAGCCTGTCAGTTATGCCGAGTCATCTTCCTTTTGGAGCCGTACAGCTATTCAGGATATGGTCACGAACCTTCCGCGGTCCCTGCAGTTATTGATCCGAAAATCGGTCATTCTGCTCAATGATTACGAGATTCCCGATAGCGATTTTTATGCCGTGGCGAAGCAAATCCATCCGCTACTCCAATACTTGCCCACTTGGAGTTGGCTCATAGGGTTGGCGGTCATTGGTCTGTTTCTGGGAATAGGAAACGATCGTCGGTTCCTGATCGTGGCAGGGTTTCTCCTCGTCCATGTGTTGACGATTTTACTCACCTATAACTTCTCTCGCTTTCGGTTGGGAATGACACCATTCCTGTGTCTGTTTGCCGCAATAGCAATTGTCTGGATTCTTCGAGGATCAGAAAAAGGCCCCAGAATTGTAGCCTCTTTTCCCGCACGATTAATGATGCTCGTGGCGGCATTTGTCATCTCGTTGTGGACCTGGATGCCACCTCCCGATTATCAGCAGTTGGAATTTGCAGTCATGGAGGAGAACTTTCTCAAAAGATTACAGGATCGGGAATCTTATTACAGAGAGGCTGGAGAACTGACAGAACAGAGATCATCCCAGAAAATCAATGCAGACTCCGCATATGAGCTGGGCATTGCCTGGATGAATGCACTACAACCATTTCGTGCAGAAAAGTGGTTTCGTCATGGACTGGAACAGAATGCGTCTCACTCTCAGTGCTGGTTCTATCTGGGCGTGTTGCAGGCAAAGCGGGGACAGTTTGGCAAAGCGGTCTCCACTTTTCAGCAGTGTGCAAAAATCGATTCCGCAAATGCTGATGTCTGGGCAAATCTGGGAAGTGCATATTTTCATCAGGCGCTTCAGGGAAATCTCACCTTGCAGCAAAGACAAAATTATTTGCTAAGAGCAAAAGACGCCTATCGTTCCGGGCTGGACGTTGAGGCCAAGAACATCACCTGTCTTCAGGGGATCAGGATGATTCAATGGGCGTTGCAAGAAGACGATTGATACGGTCAGATCAATAAAAAAGAGAACGACTGTTGCCAGTCGATCTCTTTCGAATTCTGATGACAGTTGACATCCACTGAGAGAATGTCAGATCACATCAACGTGTATTTTCTGTCATAAATATTATGACCATTCTCATCCATACGCGGATATGCAGTGGCAAAATGCTTTAAAACTCACCAACAACTAAGCCGTCATTCTTGATTCCCAGTTTTTGATAAGTTCCCAAAGGGGAGGCCTGAGAGTTGATATTTTCGCTCAGGAAGTGAACGGAGCCATCTGCAAATACGAATTGAGCTCCTCCTTGATGAAAACTTCCGAATCCGTCGTTGTCATTACTAGGACCGGTGCCTGCTCCTGTATAAGGACGCGAGAGATTAATCGGGCGAGGTGCGTTGACATCCCTCAAGGCCAGAGGATCAAATTTCATAGTGGGAACTCCGGGCCACAGCGCTCCCTGTGCGAGATTGGAATTGTTGGCGTTGGTCCAGTTGTAATACTGTTTCCAGCTGACTTCTCCCACCATAATTGTACTTGAGGTACCATCAGTAATGTCCCTCATTCTGGTATTAGAATTGACCCAGAACATCCCGGTGGTTTCATCCATTTGCAGGCCGGTGGTTTGACCACCACGATTTGTGTTTCCCCGATTGGCAGCATAGCTGCTCGTCCCGAACCCCCCTTTTCCACGAGAGGGTTTTGTGTCGCTGGGACAGGAGAACGAGTCCAGAGTATTGTTAGTTGCATTCGCATTGCTGGGAGCGTCCAGAATACCCAGGCCACCCGGAGCCCCGCCGCTGGGACAACTGCCGGACATGCGAAAGTCCTGGATGTCATAAATCGCCGCTTCTTCAAGAAACGGAAGCAGATAAAAACCCCATGAGGGATGACGACCTGTATGGCGATGATTGCCTTCATTGACACCAGGGCGACAATCGACCATTACGAGTCCCGGAGGGAAAACTCGGTGGGTGTCATGATAATTGTGCATCGCCAGTCCAATCTGCTTCAGATTGTTTTTGCAACTGGAACGACGTGCCGCTTCCCGTGCCTGCTGCACAGCTGGGAGCAACAAAGCTACCAGTATCGCGATGATTGCAATTACAACCAATAGCTCAATCAGTGTAAATCCTTGATGTGAGTGAATGAACTTTCTCATTTTGCTGAGACTCCCCCCTTAAAGAAAACATAAGATATTCAATATCGGCATGGTTAAATTAATAATTAATGAACTTTTATAATTAAGACAACAGCTGGATGTCAATAAAGAATTAACATATAAGTACCCAAAACGTCATCTACACAGAGGGATATAGCGGTACGACTACTCGCTGAAGTTCAGTCACATCCGAAGTGTGAATATGCAGTCACACAACCTGCTTATTGGAAGACTTTAGCCAACCGCAGGCAGTGGATCTCGGGATAATGTGGCAACTGCGAGTTGGGCGTTCCCTGCCGTTGGTAGCAGTCCTCTCAGTCGATGAGAGCATGTATCGTTATGACACTTCTTCAGGCTCCTCGCTGTATTCGCAAAAATCTGAATCCCGTCTACGGCCCCTAAGAAATGATATCCATATTTTTCTCTTCAGGACGAGCCAGCAGTTTTACCTTTGCGACTTCTCGACTTTGCTCTGCAGAATCGATTGCAATAACAGGCGATAGTTTTCTCCCAGGATCAAACGTTTTTCAGCTTCGGTGATTTCGCAGGCGATTACTTTGCTCAACTCGGTTCCCAGAGAACGAGAGGGTAAATGACTCCCGAAGACGATTCGCTCGGCTCCGAGTTCCCGGACTGCCATTTCGATGAAGCCAGCCGTGGCATCGAAGCCGGAGGTTTCCACGAGAATGTTCGGCTGATCGCGGACAGCCCGAATGCTTTTTTCCCACTCTCCGCCAGCATGAGCGCAAATAAATTTCTGCTGAGGAAAACGAGCCGCGACCTGGGCCAGTTCCGATGGAGTCGATTCCCCCCTGCCCTGTTTTCCACCAGTTTTGAACCAGGTATGTTGCATGACGACGGCGTTTAATTCACCGATGCGTTCCAGCAGAGGCTCGAAATTCGGATGCGTACAGGTAAGCGCCGCTGGTCCGCCGCCGGAGAAGTAGACACCAAGCATTGGTCCCTCGCCGACCCAGCGATTCAACGCATCCATTGAGGCGGGCACATCGTGCGGATTCAATTGAATCATCCCGAACAACATGTCTGGCCAGCGACGGAGCGGTTGAGTGATGACTTCCGGCTGTTTTTTCAGTAATGCTTCCAATTCCTGATCGGTCGTGGTGCCGAGTCCGACATGAGCAAAGTAACAGAGCTTCTCGAATCGTCCCTTGCGGATGGCGGGTAACGCTGTTTTGATATCGGCATACAAACGCTGGGTTCCATCGCGTCCTGGATAACTGTGAGCCGGAGTGAAGTAGGAATCCCAGATGTGATAGGACTCCAAGATCTCAACTGAAGGTAGTCCCAGGCGAGTAGACTCAGTGGTCATGATCGACTCGCTTTCAGCAAAGCGACTGCGTTTGCGGCGTAGATCGCCTGTAGCTCAGCCTTGTCGAACTGTCCCGATTCATGGACCCGAATCAGAGCAGCCTCGGGAATTAGAAATGGAGCATGACTGCCAAACAGAATTCGGTTCAAGGGAAACACCTCCGCCAGTTGGGGGATGCCCGTCGAGCCGTCAACGCGGCTGATATCGAGAAAGAGGTTAGGCAACTTTGATAGTTGAGCAGTGAGCGCTGCGGGGAGTTTTGCATTCAAAAGTTGCACGGGGAGATTGGGAAATTGCCTCAGCAATTCGGGCAACGGGGAGACGTTCACATCTTGAACCTGAAGGGAGCGGTGTTGAGTGCGTCCATCTTCCAGGCTGATGGCGATCTGCACGAATAATCCGTGAGACTCGGCTCGCTGTAGCAACTCGGAGACGAACGAATCGTTTAGGGTGTAATGATGGTAGTTCGGATAGAGGCGAATGCCCGACATGGCTAGTTTTGTTTTGCAGTCTTCAAGATCGCGCTGCCAGCCGGGGAGAGTCGGATTGATCGTGCCGATCGGTATCAACTCCGAAAATTCCGCACACTGTTGGTAAAGCCGTCGATTGACGCTGGAAATATCCCGGTGCAGTAGCCCCTCATAACTTCCAGCCCAGGCTTGTGTGATGTTGTACTGACGAAGTTTTTTAACCAGTCGAACCGTCTCATCCAGCGGCAGACGACGAAACGGCCAACGGAAAAGATGGACATTCGTGTCGATAATATCAAGCGGCTTCTCAGTGGTCGCTGGCGAGTTCCCTTCAGCCAGGCTGACGGAAGTGAGACCAAGCGAGACTGCTCCCGCAAGTTCCAAGGCCTGCCGGCGATTCAGTATCGATTCAAATTTTGATCCGAGTCGAATCATGCCAGAATCCCCTCGATGACCTGAGGAGGTTCGAAACCGGTGAGACGTTCTTTCAAACCGCTGCGTTCGAAGAAAAGGTGCTCGTGATGTAAACCGAGCAAATGCAGGATTGTGGCGTGGAAATCGTGAACACTGACCGGGTTGTCCACCACCGCGTGACCGAAGTCGTCGGTCTGTCCGAACGTTGTACCGCCGCGGACTCCGCCACCTGCCATCCACGAGGAAAAAGCCTGCATGTTGTGATCGCGTCCGGTGTAGATGTTCCCCGATTTTTGCGAAGTTGGTGTCCTTCCGAATTCACCGCCCCAGATCACCAGCGTCGTATCGAGCAGACCTCGCTCTTTGAGATCTTGCAGCAATGCCGCGACCGGTTGGTCGGTCCTTCCACAAACCGCGCGATGATTGTCTTGTAAATCGACATGGCTGTCCCAGGGTTGTTCCTCAAGGAACAGTTGAACGAAGCGAACTCCCCGTTCAACGAGTCGTCGGGCGAGCAGGCAGCGTTTGCCGTACGACTCTGTTTGTTGATTTTCGAGACCGTACCTCTGCTGTGTATGTCGGGATTCTTTCGACAGGTCGAGAGCTTCATGAGCGGTCAACTGCATTCTCGCGGCGAGCTGATACGATTCCATGCGGGCATCCAACTGCGGGTTGTAAGGCCGTTGATTGAGATGAATCGTATCGAGTTGAGAGAGCAGTTGCTGAGTTGTTTCGGTGACTGGGGAAGGCTGTTCATACTGACGCTTCAGATTGAGAATGGGAGCGCCGGTCGGGCGGAACGGGGTTCCCTGATATAAGGGGGGCAAGAATCCGTTTGTCCAATTGCGTGAACCGTTTTTAGGCGGGCCGAGGGGATCATTCAGCACAACATAAGCGGGCAGATTCTGATTCTCGCTGCCGAGGCCATAAACCGACCACGCACCGAGTGTCGGATATCCCATAAACAGGCGCCCGCTATGAATTTTGTAGAGGGCATTATCGTGATTCGGATGATCGGTCCACATGGAGTTGATCAGACAGATGTCGTCCACCAACTTTGAAGTTTCCGGCAAGACGTCGGCCATCCACATGCCGCATTCACCATGTTGCCGGATTCCGTACTGACCGCCCATCATCACGCCAATGTTAGCGGTGCTCTGGTTGCCGAGATCTTCGACATTGCCGGGATAGGGCTTCCCGTCCATCTTGTTTAACACTGGCTTCGGATCGAATAGATCCATCTGGCTCGGCCCGCCATTCATAAACAGTTGGATGACCGAAGTCGCCTTGGCGGGGTGATGGGTCTGCTTCGGTTTGAGGGTGTACCGCCCGTCTTCGGGAGTGCTGGCCATGGCACTGGTGCCGCCGAAGTAATCGTGGCTGAGCAGATAAGTCAACGCAGCTCCCAGTAAACCATCACTAGTACGGGCAAAGAAATCACGGCGAGTGTGGAAGGTGGAGTTCTCAACAGTCATGAAAGAGCTCTAATCGATATAAATGAATGCTGCGGAATTCAGCAGGATGTGAGAGTAACTTTCGAGCGCTGCTTCCGGCCGTTCTGGCCATTGTTCATTTAATGTTTTCAGGGCAACCAGTCCCAACTTTTCTTCCTGGTCGGTCGGTTCACGAGATAGGGCCAATTTATAAATTAAGGCAATTTGCTCATTAGGGACTAAGGTTTCATTCGAGACACGCTTTGCCAGCGATGCCGCCAGTTCACGAACATGGGCGTTGTTCATCAGCATCAGCGATTGGGGTGCAACGGTCGAGACAGTACGCGTGGTGCAGTTCGGCCCCATGATGGGATAATCGAATGTCTCCATCAGCGAAGGAATCTGAGTCCGTCGATACTGCAGGTAAACACTGCGGCGATACTTGCCATTTTCTTCGGGAATGATGCTGACCAACCCGTCCCGATCGACAGAGATTGGATCTGGTGGTCCTCCCGATGTTGTGTCCAGTTTTTCAGAAACCTGAAGCAGTGAATCCCGCAAAGCTTCGGCATTCATCCGACGTAGCGGCATCCGCGAGAGCAGGCGATTCGTAGGATCGGCCTCATACCGTTCTTGTGAAACGAGGCTGCTTTGACGATAGGTTTGCGAATTCATGATGAGCCGATGCAACTCTTTGATGCTCCAGTCGCGGTCGATGAATTCCACCGCCAGCCAGTCGAGCAATTCCGGATGGGAGGGGCGTTCTCCCTGCAGGCCGAAATTTTCCAGTGTATTGACGAGGCCAGTCCCGAAATGATGATACCAGATTCGATTCACCATCACGCGGCCAGTGAGGGGATGTTCGGGACTTGTCAACCAGCGGGCGAAGGCCAGGCGGCGGCCAGTTTGTTTCGTGGTATCATCGAAAGGTGAATCGTATGCAAACGGAGTGCGTCCATCCGTCAAGACTGCAGGAACCCCCGGTCCGACCAGCGGACCTGGTTTGTTGTATTCCCCACGTCTGAGTAAATATGTCGGAGAGGGTTCCCCGCGATCCCATAAGGCTCGAACCGTCAGAGGGGCCGCCAATTTCTCTTTGACGCCAAGGATCTGCAGTTCGAGAGATTCGACATGCTCCCGTGCGGAGATCACTGATTGTGGCTGCAGGTCATAAGGTTTGATCTCGGCGATCAGGAATAGTTCGACCAGTTGTCTCTGTTTCAGAGTGCGATTGTTATCCGCCACTTTCAAGGCGGACAAAGTTGCCTGGCGATCGTCTTCGGATTGTTCGGGATAATATTCCCTCAGCGTGGTGAGAATGACATCCCTTTGAGCAGTTCGAAGTTGCTGTTCCAGCGACCGAACTTCTTTGAGAATTGGCGGGTTAACCTCATTCACTAGTTCGCGTTGTTCGGGCGTGCCCAGATTGACCTTGCGGGTTTTGAAGCTGAGCCAGTCATATTCGTCGAGAGCCCCTTGGAAGACCGCTTTCAGACGATAATAATCCCGTTGAGGAATAGGATCGTACTTGTGAGAATGACAGCGAGCACATTCGACGGTCATGCCCATCAGACCGGAGCCGACAATCGTGATGGCATCGTTGATAACTCCCAATCGTTCCGGCACAAAATTCATCGTCCGAGAACCGGTCTGATCGATTCCCATTCGCAGAAAGCCGGTTGCGACCAGATTGTCGACCATCTCCTGGGTGATCGTCTCGGCATGTTTATAATCGACCAGTTCATCGCCCGCCAGTTGCTCGGTTAGAAATTGATCGTAAGGTTTATCTTCATTGAATGACTCGATGACATAATCACGGTATTTCCAGGCGACTTCGCGCAGCGGGTCGGAACTGACGCCTCCTTCCGAGTCGGCATAGCCCGACAGATCGAGCCAGTATCGGCCCCAGCGCTCGCCGTAATGGGGAGAGGCAAGGAGTTCATCGATCATCTCGGCGTACCAGTTTGGGTTGGTCGTCATTCGCCAGTGTTGCCAATCTTTATACTGAGGTGGCATGCCGATCAAATCCAAATATGCCCGACGAACCAGCGTATCCCGCTCCGCTTCCGGCGAGAAGTTTAAGCCGCGTTCCTGCAACTTCGCCAGAATGAAATCATCGACGGAATTGCCCACAGTCGGTCGTTGCGGTGACTGATAGGCCCAGTGCTTGCGGTCATCTTCGGTGACCAGCGGGTCCGGCTGTTTTGTAGCGATGTCGGGCTCTATCGGATATTCCTGTGCCCCTTCGGCTAGCCAGGTTTTCAATATATCGAGTTCCGATTCCGGCATACGGCGGACGAAGAATTTCAACAGCTTTTCCTGAGGCGGACAGGCTTCCGATTCGATCCGTTGAATCATCAGGCTCGCTTCCGGATCCCCCCGCACAATTACTGGACCATTCTTGCTTCCGGCTTTAAGGCGGTCGATGGATCGCAAATCGAGTTTCGCTTCCTGGAGTTGAGCTCCGTGACAGGCGGTGCAACGGAGCAACAGAATGGGCAGTACATCATGCTGAG from Rubinisphaera italica includes the following:
- a CDS encoding PSD1 and planctomycete cytochrome C domain-containing protein, producing the protein MSLPIINRILSAWFCCCLFLMSSLHTLSAEESPVQSASLLFETDIRPLFERKCANCHSETVRKGDLDVSSMTGLHKGGESGESALAESWDEGMLWMMLDSESMPPEGEEALTAEELTKIQNWLKAGAPAKEQVQLTEAITQHDVLPILLLRCTACHGAQLQEAKLDLRSIDRLKAGSKNGPVIVRGDPEASLMIQRIESEACPPQEKLLKFFVRRMPESELDILKTWLAEGAQEYPIEPDIATKQPDPLVTEDDRKHWAYQSPQRPTVGNSVDDFILAKLQERGLNFSPEAERDTLVRRAYLDLIGMPPQYKDWQHWRMTTNPNWYAEMIDELLASPHYGERWGRYWLDLSGYADSEGGVSSDPLREVAWKYRDYVIESFNEDKPYDQFLTEQLAGDELVDYKHAETITQEMVDNLVATGFLRMGIDQTGSRTMNFVPERLGVINDAITIVGSGLMGMTVECARCHSHKYDPIPQRDYYRLKAVFQGALDEYDWLSFKTRKVNLGTPEQRELVNEVNPPILKEVRSLEQQLRTAQRDVILTTLREYYPEQSEDDRQATLSALKVADNNRTLKQRQLVELFLIAEIKPYDLQPQSVISAREHVESLELQILGVKEKLAAPLTVRALWDRGEPSPTYLLRRGEYNKPGPLVGPGVPAVLTDGRTPFAYDSPFDDTTKQTGRRLAFARWLTSPEHPLTGRVMVNRIWYHHFGTGLVNTLENFGLQGERPSHPELLDWLAVEFIDRDWSIKELHRLIMNSQTYRQSSLVSQERYEADPTNRLLSRMPLRRMNAEALRDSLLQVSEKLDTTSGGPPDPISVDRDGLVSIIPEENGKYRRSVYLQYRRTQIPSLMETFDYPIMGPNCTTRTVSTVAPQSLMLMNNAHVRELAASLAKRVSNETLVPNEQIALIYKLALSREPTDQEEKLGLVALKTLNEQWPERPEAALESYSHILLNSAAFIYID